One genomic window of Papilio machaon chromosome 17, ilPapMach1.1, whole genome shotgun sequence includes the following:
- the LOC106721558 gene encoding diphthine methyl ester synthase, protein MFYLIGLGLGDAKDITVRGLEIIKKCDKVLLEGYTSILTVGKEALEEYYGRPLILADRELCESNIDDTLKEAKIKDIALLVVGDPLGATTHTDMLLRAKQFGVESQIIHNASIMNAVSCCGLQLYSFGETISIPFWTDSWKPDSFFEKILENYSRNLHTLCLLDIKVKEPTEESLTKKVRQYMDPKFMTVRDAALQLVQIIDKKPDAGLTRENLAVGLSRVGAPDQRIAVMTLEKMLDLDLGRPLHSLVVPAPKLHPLEIDYLEQFK, encoded by the exons atgttttatttaataggatTAGGTTTAGGGGACGCTAAAGATATAACTGTAAGAGGTTTAGAAATAATCAAAAAGTGTGATAAAGTTTTACTTGAAGGTTATACTTCAATACTTACTGTTGGCAAGGAAGCTTTG gaaGAATATTATGGAAGACCTCTAATACTAGCAGATCGAGAACTATGCGAAAGCAATATAGATGATACATTGAAAGAAGCAAAAATAAAGGACATAGCACTGCTAGTTGTTGGTGATCCATTGGGAGCAACAACACACACTGATATGCTTCTCCGCGCTAAGCAATTTGGTGTTGAATCACAG ATTATACATAATGCATCAATAATGAATGCTGTGAGCTGTTGTGGTTTGCAACTGTACAGCTTTGGGGAAACAATTTCTATACCATTCTGGACCGATAGCTGGAAACCAGATagtttctttgaaaaaatactaGAAAACTACTCCAGAAATTTGCACACCTTATGCTTATTAG atATTAAAGTGAAGGAGCCAACTGAGGAATCGCTAACGAAAAAAGTTCGACAGTACATGGACCCAAAATTTATGACTGTCAGAGATGCTGCATTACAACTTGTgcaaataattgataaaaaaccAGATGCAG GTTTAACAAGGGAAAATTTAGCTGTAGGTTTGTCACGAGTTGGCGCCCCCGACCAACGTATTGCGGTGATGACCTTAGAGAAGATGTTGGACTTAGATCTTGGGCGGCCATTGCACAGTCTTGTTGTACCAGCACCAAAATTACATCCCTTGGAAATTGATTATTtggaacaatttaaataa
- the LOC106721550 gene encoding scaffold protein salvador has translation MISRKGQKAINEGVVGKYVKKDTPPDLPIINVWTTGNNRRPRSQPFAASDGGSQAMENKFGKAQTMSGHAGKYTPSESVPNLAHRFASLSTSDAASSSSNYNSQYHLDLNMASHSTLNEVDDSFSRQPSYRYYRQQQPEDPIYQNQQQVQQQKQQQYSSRESSMPRISSNLSITPRLHPTSPHSIHLHTCTESYTTVSQSSPIYSNYVNASALPYHNKGPGSSIISSNQGSEECELPLPPGWSADRTLRGRRYYMDHNTQTTHWTHPLESVPQPWQRVSTPHHGVYYFNEITHQTTYAHPCLVGGCYLVSPLVPTLVPPYLLEEIPHWLIVYSKADQELDHKLRWNMFRLSELDCYSDMLTRLYKQELQLIVMKYERYRSALLQELERRRRAITYHTHPNY, from the exons atgatATCACGAAAAGGTCAGAAAGCGATTAACGAAGGGGTAGTGGGGAAATATGTGAAGAAAGATACACCACCCGATCTACCAA TAATAAATGTCTGGACAACGGGAAATAATAGGAGACCTAGAAGCCAACCATTTGCGGCTAGCGATGGAGGGTCCCAAGCAATGGAAAACAAGTTCGGTAAAGCTCAAACTATGAGTGGTCATGCTGGAAAGTACACGCCAAGTGAATCAGTACCAAACTTAGCACATAG gtTTGCAAGTTTATCAACCAGTGATGCAGCTAGTTCATCCAGCAATTATAATTCCCAGTATCATTTGGATTTAAACATG GCATCACATTCAACTCTAAATGAAGTAGATGATTCATTCAGCCGTCAGCCCAGCTACAGGTATTATAGGCAACAACAACCTGAAGATCCTATTTATCAAAATCAACAACAG GTTCAGCAACAGAAACAACAGCAGTACAGCTCCAGGGAGTCCAGCATGCCGAGGATCTCTTCAAATCTGAGCATAACACCAAGACTGCATCCAACATCACCACATTCTATACATTTACATACTTGTACTGAGT ctTACACCACAGTTAGTCAATCCTCACCAATATATTCAAACTATGTGAATGCGTCTGCACTCCCCTATCACAACAAAGGTCCGGGTAGCAGCATTATCTCTAGTAATCAAG GTTCGGAGGAATGTGAACTGCCATTGCCCCCGGGCTGGTCAGCGGACCGCACGTTGCGCGGCCGGCGGTACTATATGGACCACAACACGCAGACCACCCACTGGACTCACCCTCTGGAGAGTGTGCCGCAGCCTTGGCAGAGGGTTTCTACACCACATCATggagtatattattttaa TGAAATAACTCATCAAACAACATATGCACATCCTTGTCTTGTTGGTGGTTGTTACTTAGTCAGCCCGCTTGTTCCTACCCTCGTACCACCATATCTACTTGAAGAGATACCTCATTGGCTCATTGTTTATTCTAAAG CGGATCAAGAGCTAGATCACAAGTTGCGTTGGAACATGTTCCGTCTGAGTGAGCTGGACTGCTACTCGGACATGCTGACGCGTCTCTACAAGCAAGAGTTGCAGCTCATTGTAATGAAGTATGAGAGATATAG atcTGCTTTACTGCAAGAATTAGAGCGAAGAAGGCGCGCCATCACTTACCACACACATCCTAACTATTGA
- the LOC106721469 gene encoding uncharacterized protein LOC106721469, with product MIHKWFHKFVRRTTKPIPEDQALLWKRRLSLAYGFVAWNAFGLLIYAIYQGKADWAHYYGLKTDEEQSIPPARAWANTLGIKNAKVYRISGFKKVDEYDIVDGQEVRHKKPIVDSEELEK from the exons atgatacATAAATGGTTTCATAAATTTGTCCGACGGACAACAAAGCCGATTCCAGAAGATCAGGCACTTTTATGGAAACGTCGCCTCAGTTTAGCTTACGGATTTGTTGCGTGGAATGCATTTGGTTTGCTTATTTACGCCATTTATCAAGGCAAAGCGGATTGGGCACATTATTATGGTCTGAAAACAGACGAAGAGCAATCCATACCACCAG caAGAGCATGGGCGAATACCTTAGGTATAAAGAATGCCAAAGTTTACAGAATATCTGGTTTCAAGAAAGTAGACGAGTATGATATAGTTGATGGACAAGAAGTGAGACATAAGAAACCCATAGTAGATAGTGAGGAATTGGAAAAATAA
- the LOC106721702 gene encoding protein PFC0760c, giving the protein MGKSNKKFKAERINAIRKQYDSFIEEDKKRKERNEYILERLDKIRTTSAIVQVRNTPKVGNVCLSYSFRYIQLHNLIVNIVFKQIRRYYNKGKEYSKFLRTIAFSGTIFPISKQKPIVNNSTSIKEQEILKEISKKYILIPRLTNILEYNDDYVLKSNIDDNGDWRKKYSILEELKQNEKEDKQKTNLDLCKEFTTINMNEGELTYNTIEEPNVQTQLLLSKYNKNPSKKLQDDNLGMFAHFDEVNDSTEINRLQKPEIEKKFTENSENSKDLKNAILNSDTGNLTRNNDSEKRSMTSVQTPPVSPKQDENVNVIEELSNERDVVETDLNTNDLTQKEKMQTEYEKNLKPKEEDIQLEKVQFSNINTESLNLKDASQPENYQQDKGQNEEDNIKSNIDSDIQRDNNISNDLNSQEKLRSTGVDELLVENINSSVPNTDQEEANIKNQIVENQIESHEEQEAPTIAYINPAEQDIENIGHDAQIDEFEAEQIEMFHSDPNVTDYAYDQTGSVVNDDYANTGGYTQDETQAYYEGTQQQVYSEEINDHEETTENYDPHYEAQYANYEHQNQVIDEQYDHYEAEEDITQPQLYEQVQFEVPDQNIIQEVERELDAEQNYNNIEPPNPDDNITNIIDEAILPDGEPVGENPSPTPVS; this is encoded by the exons ATGGGAAAATCTAACAAAAA atttaaAGCCGAGCGTATCAACGCAATAAGAAAACAGTACGATTCTTTTATCGAAGAAGACAAAAAACGTAAAGAACGAAATGAGTATATTCTAGAAAGACTTGACAAAATTCGTACCACCTCTGCCATCGTGCAAGTTCGTAATACACCAAAGGTGGGTAATGTGTGCCTTAGTTATTCGTTTCGTTACATACAATTGCATAATCTCATTGTGAATATAGTATTTAAGCAAATCCGAAGGTATTACAATAAAGGTAAAGAATACTCGAAATTTCTGAGAACTATCGCTTTCAGTGGAACAATTTTTCCTATTAG TAAACAAAAACCAATTG TCAACAATTCCACGTCAATCAAAGAACAAGAGATTCTGAaagaaattagtaaaaaatatattcttatacCAAGACTCACGAATATATTGGAATATAATGATGATTATGTCTTAAAATCTAACATTGACGATAACGGTGATTGGAGGAAGAAATACAGTATTTTagaagaattaaaacaaaacgagaaagaagaCAAACAGAAAACTAATTTGGACCTTTGTAAAGaatttacaacaataaatatgaatgaagGAGAATTGACCTACAACACAATTGAAGAGCCAAATGTTCAAACTCAACTTCTTTTatcgaaatataataaaaatccatccaAAAAACTTCAAGATGATAATTTAGGGATGTTCGCTCATTTCGATGAAGTAAATGATAGTACTGAAATCAATAGACTTCAAAAGCCtgaaatcgaaaaaaaatttactgaaAATTCAGAAAACAGCAAAGATCTGAAAAATGCTATTTTGAATAGTGATACTGGAAATCTTACACGAAATAATGATAGTGAAAAACGATCCATGACTTCTGTACAAACACCGCCAGTAAGTCCAAAACAGgatgaaaatgtaaatgttattgaaGAACTTTCAAATGAACGAGATGTGGTAGAGACCGATCTTAACACTAATGATTTAACACAGAAGGAAAAAATGCAAACTGAATACGAGAAGAATTTAAAACCGAAAGAAGAAGATATTCAATTGGAAAAAgtacaattttcaaatatcaatACCGAAAGTCTAAATCTCAAGGACGCTTCACAACCTGAGAACTATCAACAGGATAAAGGACAAAATGAAGAAGATaacattaaatcaaatattgatTCTGACATACAACGcgataacaatatttcaaatgaTTTGAATTCGCAGGAGAAATTGCGATCGACAGGCGTAGATGAACTACTGGTTGAAAATATCAACTCCAGTGTACCAAATACAGATCAAGAAGAAGCtaacattaaaaatcaaattgtgGAAAATCAAATCGAATCACATGAAGAACAAGAAGCACCTACAATAGCTTATATTAATCCTGCCGAACAAGACATAGAAAACATTGGCCACGACGCTCAAATTGACGAATTTGAAGCAGAGCAGATTGAGATGTTTCATTCAGATCCGAATGTCACAGATTACGCATATGACCAAACAGGCAGTGTCGTAAATGATGATTACGCAAATACAGGGGGTTATACACAAGACGAAACCCAAGCTTATTATGAAGGTACTCAACAACAAGTTTATTCCGAAGAAATAAATGATCATGAAGAGACCACTGAAAACTATGATCCTCATTACGAAGCACAATATGCTAATTATGAGCATCAAAATCAAGTAATTGATGAACAGTACGACCACTACGAAGCCGAGGAAGATATCACGCAACCACAATTGTACGAGCAAGTTCAATTTGAAGTACCAGATCAGAACATCATTCAGGAAGTGGAAAGAGAATTGGACGCCGAAcagaattataataatattgagcCACCGAACCCAGACGACAATATTACCAACATCATTGACGAAGCCATATTACCTGATGGCGAACCAGTTGGTGAAAATCCGTCGCCGACACCGGTTAGTTAA
- the LOC106721703 gene encoding 39S ribosomal protein L9, mitochondrial — translation MLGIRAICNTATTSKSLIMNQTRNTFILRRRWPPPLHKKNGKPSKLRGRHFVYDLVEDTGVVKKPDMKVILNQFVEGVGEMGDVLTLSPAKAYKNFLVPGLAVYATPENIAKYKVDENKPKDKSNFSSPYVQRTMGCLSRLVLQITMSKTEPWTLEPWHVRTSFRKAGFVVPENTITMPPVKISGPDLSLQEKEFYVTVKINNKEEVNVRCRIHHWATGLEKLPWDEFHWKKPREPLIPEQAAELANIPLV, via the exons ATGTTGGGAATACGCGCTATTTGCAACACAGCCACAACGtcaaaatctttaataatgAATCAAACTAGA AATACCTTTATTTTACGGAGAAGATGGCCTCCACcgttacacaaaaaaaacggAAAGCCTTCTAAACTGAGAGGGAGGCACTTTGTTTATGATTTAGTGGAGGACACAGGAGTTGTAAAAAAACCAGACATGAAAGTAATCTTGAACCAATTTGTCGAGG GTGTCGGAGAGATGGGAGATGTTTTGACCCTGAGTCCCGCCAAAGCCTACAAGAACTTCCTTGTGCCTGGCTTGGCAGTGTATGCCACTCCAGAGAACATAGCAAAGTATAAGGTTGATGAGAACAAGCCAAAAGACAAAAGCAATTTCAGTTCACCATATGTACAAAGG aCTATGGGCTGTTTGTCACGCCTGGTACTACAAATAACCATGAGTAAAACTGAACCCTGGACACTGGAACCTTGGCATGTGCGGACATCTTTCCGGAAAGCAGGATTTGTGGTGCCCGAAAATACTATAACTATGCCTCCAGTCAAAATCTCAGGTCCTGATCTCTCATTGCAGGAGAAAGAATTTTATGTGACTGTGAAG atAAATAATAAGGAAGAAGTCAATGTGAGGTGCAGGATCCATCACTGGGCTACAGGACTTGAAAAACTGCCATGGGACGAGTTCCACTGGAAAAAACCTCGGGAACCACTTATCCCAGAACAAGCAGCGGAGTTAGCGAATATACCTCtagtttaa
- the LOC106721675 gene encoding pre-mRNA-processing factor 39, translated as MDDDASSDVRKCISESAMDTDEGPLINENSNGLSHLLTEGEFNSVDTGVVDESSTSNQAFLNAVELSAGSVGDYLENNATGFSTGNFDVGDNAVEFSNESSNALTDGDSRLSEPVFKEVISDIEDSKDGKIEENSDKVHDNAAQITNNMNVSVQSENTKLEDCSNIDSKPRKLSTKNNVTEDITCDKNKVSEAIHKDFPEKQNSDLKQDLTNRLKDDIKVANDAKAETGVKTDFNVEGNIGGAEETEVVSEDELPAVQKPSVKDAENVSDDELPGPKPAELPADTEVVSEDELPSSKKESKESRKRKPDEEADGYDPGSPTSEGESSNKKQAVAKNGESKPIPAEKRSSIDEKPKKKPLPELDKYWKVVNDDPTDFTGWTYLLQYVDQESDVEAAREAYDAFLSHYPYCYGYWRKYADYEKRKGSKKKCLEVLERGLKAIPLSVDLWIHYLNHIKATRSEDLPYVRSQYERAIEACGLEFRSDRLWESYIKWEAENGTALNVTGIYDRLLATPTLGYTSHFDNFQEHVMSEPVSGVVSRGELVRLRAEVREATGAQPQLDLPPGEDEPQDHIASEEEAQAIKERIIAARRKVHKTTGEEVAARWTFEEGIKRPYFHVKPLERCQLKNWKAYLEWEKQHGTFKRALVLHERCLIACALYEEFWMRLVKFLEERAESEPEVVVLQREVLERACVVHHPDKPELHLYWAHFEEAHGQPARAAEILDRIEKTCPTLVQIQYRRVNLERRRGDYEKCCQLYESYIAAAKSKAIASALSVKYVRFLFHVRRDAAAAKRAIDDAIARDPLNVRLHMQRLDIALHTPGTPYDVLEELAMSYEREEGAEPECAALMACRRRELAEELGSAAAARAAHRHWRMLSKHLRKRARKDKHEHPPLPTSTDPTKKKDGSTTAVGSATTTNANSGYYQTPTATAQSYDQSYAQPYQPPWGYQQPPGPYQHHPHPWPQYPNYY; from the exons ATGGATGATGACGCTAGTTCAGATGTACGG AAATGTATTTCGGAGAGCGCAATGGATACAGACGAAGGCCCGCTGATAAATGAAAATTCGAATGGATTGTCGCATCTTTTAACGGAAGGAGAATTTAACAGTGTCGACACTGGTGTTGTGGACGAATCATCAACATCCAATCAAGCATTTCTCAATGCGGTCGAGCTCTCAGCAGGAAGCGTTGGAGATTATTTGGAAAATAACGCCACTGGTTTCAGTACAGGCAATTTCGACGTCGGCGATAACGCAGTAGAATTTTCTAATGAGTCAAGTAACGCTCTTACGGATGGAGACTCGCGGTTAAGTGAACCAGTTTTTAAAGAAGTTATTTCTGATATAGAAGATAGTAAAGATGGGAAAATCGAAGAGAATTCGGACAAAGTACATGATAATGCTGCCCAAATCACAAACAATATGAACGTGTCAGTTCAATCTGAGAATACAAAATTAGAGGACTGCTCTAACATTGATTCCAAGCCGCGTAAATTGagcacaaaaaataatgttactgAAGACATAACTTGTGACAAAAACAAG gtaaGTGAGGCAATACATAAGGACTTTccagaaaaacaaaattctgATTTAAAACAAGATTTAACTAACAGACTGAAGGATGATATAAAAGTTGCAAATGATGCTAAAGCAGAGACTGGAGTTAAAACTGAT TTCAATGTAGAGGGAAACATTGGTGGGGCTGAAGAGACGGAAGTGGTATCAGAGGATGAATTACCTGCCGTCCAAAAGCCAAGTGTAAAGGATGCGGAAAATGTGTCTGATGATGAACTACCAGGACCTAAGCCTGCTGAGCTGCCAGCAGATACTGAG gttGTATCTGAAGATGAATTGCCATCATCTAAAAAAGAGTCGAAGGAATCTCGGAAGAGGAAACCTGATGAAGAGGCAGATGGTTATGATCCAGGATCACCTACATCTGAAGGTGAATCATCTAATAAGAAGCAGGCTGTTGCTAAG AATGGTGAAAGTAAACCAATACCTGCTGAGAAAAGATCATCCATTGATGAAAAACCTAAGAAGAAACCTCTTCCTGAGTTAGACAAGTATTGGAAAGTTGTAAATGATGACCCCACTGACTTCACAGGGTGGacatatttgttacaatatgtAGATCAAGAG AGTGATGTGGAGGCAGCTCGTGAGGCATACGATGCTTTCCTCTCGCACTACCCCTACTGCTACGGCTACTGGAGGAAGTACGCCGACTACGAGAAACGTAAAGGAAGTAAAAAGAAGTGCCTCGAG GTTTTGGAAAGAGGTCTGAAAGCGATACCATTATCTGTCGACCTTTGGATACATTACCTGAATCATATAAAAGCGACTAGAAGTGAAGATCTACCATATGTAAGATCGCAGTATGAAAGAGCTATAG agGCTTGTGGGTTAGAGTTTCGTTCAGATAGGCTGTGGGAGTCGTATATAAAGTGGGAGGCGGAGAACGGCACCGCCCTCAACGTGACCGGCATCTACGACAGACTGCTCGCCACACCCACACTTGGTTACACCTCACACTTCGACAA TTTCCAAGAGCATGTGATGTCGGAGCCTGTGAGTGGTGTGGTGTCGCGGGGCGAGCTGGTGCGACTGCGCGCTGAAGTACGCGAGGCGACTGGAGCTCAGCCGCAGCTCGACTTGCCTCCCGGCGAGGACGAGCCCCAGGATCACATT GCATCAGAGGAGGAAGCTCAGGCAATCAAGGAGCGCATTATCGCAGCTCGACGGAAAGTGCACAAGACTACAGGCGAGGAGGTCGCAGCGCGATGGACCTTCGAAGAAGGG ATAAAGCGTCCTTACTTCCACGTGAAGCCGCTAGAGCGCTGTCAGCTGAAGAATTGGAAGGCGTACCTGGAGTGGGAGAAGCAGCACGGCACCTTCAAGCGCGCGCTCGTGTTGCACGAGAGATGTCTCATTGCTTGTGCATTGTACGAAGAGTTCTGGATGAGG cTGGTAAAGTTCCTGGAGGAGCGCGCGGAGTCGGAGCCCGAGGTGGTGGTTCTGCAGCGCGAGGTGCTGGAGCGCGCGTGTGTTGTGCATCATCCAGACAAGCCGGAGCTGCATCTGTACTGGGCTCACTTTGAAGAGGCGCACGGCCAGCCTGCGCGCGCTGCGGAAATACTCGACCGCATCGAGAAGACTTGCCCCACTCTAGTGCAGATACAGTATAG GCGAGTGAACTTGGAGCGTAGACGCGGCGACTACGAGAAGTGTTGCCAGCTATACGAGTCGTACATCGCGGCGGCGAAGAGCAAGGCGATTGCGTCCGCGCTCAGCGTCAAATACGTGCGTTTCCTGTTCCACGTGCGCCGCGACGCCGCCGCAGCTAAACGCGCCATCGACGACGCCATCGCCCGCGACCCGCTCAATGTGCGCCTCCACATGCAGCGGCTGGATATAGCGCTGCACACACCCGGCACACCATATGATGTCTTGGAAG AGTTGGCGATGTCGTACGAGCGCGAGGAAGGTGCGGAGCCGGAGTGTGCGGCGCTAATGGCGTGTCGCCGCCGCGAGCTGGCCGAGGAGCTGGGCTCTGCGGCGGCCGCACGCGCCGCGCACCGACACTGGCGCATGCTCAGCAAGCATCTGCGCAAGCGCGCGCGCAAGGACAAACATGAACACCCACCCCTACCTAC ttCTACTGACCCGACAAAGAAAAAGGACGGCAGTACGACTGCGGTCGGCAGCGCCACCACGACTAACGCCAACAGCGGGTACTACCAGACGCCGACCGCCACCGCGCAGTCCTACGACCAGTCGTACGCGCAGCCCTATCAGCCACCCTGGGGATACCAGCAGCCTCCGGGGCCTTACCAGCATCACCCCCACCCCTGGCCGCAGTACCCCAACTACTACTGA